Proteins from a single region of Ziziphus jujuba cultivar Dongzao chromosome 1, ASM3175591v1:
- the LOC107424839 gene encoding mediator of RNA polymerase II transcription subunit 16 isoform X4: MNGGRILQLLRSGYLGYLRWLSSKSSATSNSKSTFEEKFLSQQSQNSARWPNFLCVCSVFSSGSVQLHWSQWPPTQNSSPPKWFWTSKGLLGAGPSGIMAADAIITDSGAMHVAGVPIVNPSTVVVWEVTPGPGNGFHTTPKTSTTSGVPPSINPPAWAGFSPLAAYLFSWQEYLISEAKQGRKQADPGVSDTVPLHCSPVSNFSAYVSPEAAAQSATTTTWGSGVTAVAFDPTCGGSVIAVVIVEGQYMSPYDPDEGPSITGWRVQRWESSLQPVVLHQIFGNPTSSFGGQAPMQTVWVSKVDTSIQPTNDFKNQQAAATGPTSDGRKISESIVEKAKRVAFDPFDLPSDVRTLSRIVYSAHGGEIAVAFLRGGVHIFSGPNFAPVDNYQINVGSAIAAPAFSSTSCCSASVWHDTTKDRTILKIIRVLPPAVPVSQLKANSSAWERAIAERFWWSLLVGVDWWDAVGCTQSAAEDGIVSLNSVIAVLDADFHSLPSTQHRQQYGPSLDRIKCRLLEGTTAQEVRAMVLDMQARLLLDMLGKGIESALINPSALVPEPWHESGETLSVIDPEAMAVEPALVPSIQAYVDAVLDLASHFITRLRRYASFCRTLASHAVTAGTGNNRNMVASPNQSSAAPATSQGGQSGTTSSTGSTQMQAWVQGAIAKISSTTDGVSSSTPNPISGPSSFMPISINTGTFPGTPAVRLIGDCHFLHRLCQLLLFCFFFRRSQVPRFVGGAQRNADANMQKPQSVPPGKVEEVGSVSAKPSSAIARPDENQVVRTGQVMPGAKGAEEGPAGRSRLGAGNAGQGYTFEEVKVLFLILMDLCRRTAGLTHPLPVSQVGSSNIQVRLHYIDGNYTVLPEVVEASLGPHMQNMPRPRGADAAGLLLRELELHPPAEEWHRRNMFGGPWSDPEDVGPVDDNPKLSNSGDPLDFSSVESCDVYYGAQRLWPRKRRLSERDAAFGLNTSVGLGAYLGIMGSRRDVVTAVWKTGLEGVWYKCIRCLRQTSAFASPGATNPPSQNDREVWWISRWAYGCPMCGGTWVRVV, encoded by the exons ATGAATGGCGGCAGGATATTGCAGTTGTTACGAAGTGGTTATCTGGGGTATCTCCG ATGGCTTTCCTCAAAATCCAGCGCCACCTCAAACTCAAAGTCAACTTTTGAGGAAAAATTCCTCTCACAGCAGTCTCAAAATTCAG CTAGGTGGCCAAACTTCCTTTGTGTTTGTTCTGTTTTCTCATCTGGATCTGTTCAACTTCATTGGTCCCAGTGGCCTCCTACTCAGAATAGTTCTCCACCAAAGTGGTTTTGGACAAGTAAAGGACTTTTGGGTGCAGGGCCTAGTGGGATCATGGCTGCTGATGCTATCATAACAGACAGTGGTGCCATGCATGTGGCTGGTGTTCCTATTGTAAACCCATCTACTGTTGTTGTTTGGGAGGTAACTCCTGGACCTGGAAATGGGTTCCACACAACTCCCAAGACAAGCACAACCAGTGGAGTCCCACCGTCAATAAACCCACCAGCTTGGGCAGGTTTTTCGCCTCTGGCTGCATATTTATTTAGCTGGCAAGAGTACCTAATATCTGAAGCAAAGCAAGGGAGAAAGCAGGCGGATCCAGGCGTGAGTGACACTGTACCACTTCATTGCTCTCCAGTTTCAAATTTTTCTGCATATGTAAGCCCGGAAGCTGCAGCTCAATCTGCAACTACCACGACATGGGGCTCTGGAGTTACTGCTGTTGCCTTTGACCCAACTTGTGGTGGTTCTGTGATAGCTGTTGTCATAGTTGAAG GACAATACATGTCTCCATATGATCCAGATGAGGGTCCTTCAATTACAGGATGGAGAGTGCAACGTTGGGAATCATCTCTTCAGCCCGTTGTTCTCCATCAAATATTTGGAAATCCAACTTCCAGTTTTGGTGGACAGGCTCCTATGCAAACAGTTTGGGTTTCAAAAGTGGATACAAGCATTCAACCAACCAATGATTTTAAGAATCAACAAGCTGCTGCAACAGGTCCAACCTCTGATGGAAGGAAGATATCAGAATCTATTGTGGAGAAGGCAAAAAGAGTAGCTTTTGATCCTTTTGATTTGCCAAGTGATGTTAGAACGCTTTCTCGAATTGTATATTCTGCTCATGGTGGTGAGATTGCTGTTGCTTTTCTCCGGGGCGGGGTCCACATTTTTTCTGGTCCAAACTTTGCACCTGTTGATAACTACCAGATAAATGTTGGATCTGCAATTGCGGCTCCTGCATTCTCATCGACAAGCTGCTGTTCAGCTTCTGTTTGGCATGACACCACCAAGGACCGTACCATTTTAAAGATTATACGTGTTCTTCCTCCTGCTGTTCCAGTTAGTCAATTGAAGGCCAACTCATCAGCCTGGGAACGTGCAATTGCAGAGAG ATTTTGGTGGAGTCTTTTAGTTGGAGTAGATTGGTGGGATGCTGTTGGCTGTACACAGAGTGCTGCAGAGGATGGCATTG TTTCATTGAACAGTGTAATTGCAGTTTTGGATGCGGATTTTCACTCTCTTCCTTCTACTCAGCATAGGCAACAATATGGTCCT AGTCTAGACAGGATAAAATGCAGGCTGCTGGAAGGTACAACTGCTCAAGAAGTTAGGGCAATGGTTCTAGATATGCAAGCAAGGTTATTGCTGGATATGCTAGGGAAAGGAATTGAGTCTGCTTTAATAAATCCTTCTGCCCTGGTACCAGAGCCATGGCATGAATCTGGTGAAACATTATCTGTCATTGATCCTGAAGCAATGGCTGTTGAACCAGCATTAGTTCCGAGCATTCAG GCTTATGTTGATGCGGTTCTTGATCTAGCATCACATTTCATTACACGCTTGCGGCGCTATGCAAGTTTCTGTCGTACATTGGCAAGTCATGCTGTAACTGCTGGTACTGGCAATAACCGCAATATGGTGGCTAGTCCTAACCAAAGTTCTGCAGCTCCCGCAACAAGTCAAG GAGGTCAAAGTGGAACCACAAGTTCTACCGGAAGCACCCAGATGCAAGCTTGGGTTCAAGGTGCTATTGCCAAGATTAGTAGCACCACAGATGGAGTCTCCAGTTCAACTCCTAACCCCATTAGTGGACCATCATCCTTTATGCCTATTAGCATTAACACAGGAACTTTTCCTGGAACACCAGCTGTTAGGCTGATTGGGGATTGCCATTTCCTTCATAGACTATGTCAACTTCTGctcttctgttttttctttcGGAGATCACAGGTGCCTCGTTTTGTTGGGGGTGCCCAGAGAAATGCTGATGCAAATATGCAAAAGCCTCAGTCCGTTCCTCCTGGGAAGGTGGAAGAAGTTGGTTCCGTTTCTGCAAAGCCATCATCAGCAATTGCCAGACCAGATGAAAATCAGGTTGTGCGAACTGGTCAGGTCATGCCTGGAGCAAAGGGAGCTGAAGAAGGACCTGCAGGAAGGTCAAGACTGGGTGCTGGTAATGCTGGTCAAGGATATACTTTTGAGGAG GTCAAAGTCCTTTTTCTCATACTTATGGATCTGTGTCGGCGGACAGCAGGCTTGACTCACCCATTGCCAGTTTCTCAAGTGGGAAGCAGCAACATCCAGGTGCGGCTGCATTATATTGATGGTAATTATACTGTACTTCCAGAGGTTGTTGAAGCATCCCTTGGTCCTCATATGCAG AATATGCCACGGCCTAGAGGTGCAGATGCTGCTGGTCTGTTGCTCCGAGAGTTGGAACTCCATCCTCCTGCTGAAGAATGGCATCGACGAAATATGTTTGGTGGGCCTTGGTCTGATCCCGAAGATGTGGGTCCTGTGGATGATAATCCAAAGCTGAGTAATTCGGGAGACCCACTTGATTTCAGTTCGGTGGAAAGTTGCGATGTTTATTATGGAGCGCAGCGGTTGTGGCCCAGGAAACGCAGGTTGTCTGAAAGAGATGCAGCTTTTGGCTTAAATACTTCTGTGGGTCTTGGAGCATATCTTGGTATAATGGGATCTCGAAGAGATGTTGTTACTGCTGTTTGGAAGACGGGGCTTGAAGGGGTTTGGTACAAG TGCATAAGATGTTTGCGGCAGACTTCTGCATTTGCTTCACCAGGTGCTACCAATCCTCCTAGCCAGAATGACCGGGAGGTTTGGTGGATCAGCCGCTGGGCTTATGGCTGTCCTATGTGTGGTGGAACATGGGTCCGAGTTGTGTAG